One window of Gavia stellata isolate bGavSte3 chromosome Z, bGavSte3.hap2, whole genome shotgun sequence genomic DNA carries:
- the CORO2A gene encoding coronin-2A, with translation MSWHPQYRSSKFRHVYGKAASKEKCYDCVPITRNVHDNHFCAVNPHFIAVVTECAGGGAFLVIPIHQTGKLDPHYPKICGHKGNVLDIKWNPFNDFVIASCSEDATVKIWDIPKHLLTRNITSPKKELLGHVRRVGLIEWHPTANNILFSSGYDYKIMIWNLDTKEAVISNPVKILDAHKDVVLSMSFNTDGSLLATACRDRKIRLIDPRTGTVLQEASYKSHRVNKVLFLGNMKKLFSTGTSRWNNRQIALWDQNDLSVPLLEEDLDGSSGLLFPFYDSDTHMLYVVGKGDGNIRYYEISPEKPYLNYLMEYRSHLPQKGIGMMPKRGLEVSACEIFRFYKLIPTKSLIEPISMIVPRRSESYQEDIYPLTTGAQPALTAQEWLNGVNKGPLLVSLRPGAGAVNSLPQFSEPEPLMKTTDPSPHQGRGGRMPLEDTQKPSEIEDSRKQLKVEEKLPKNEQVCLSNGFDIFECPPPKTENELLQMFYRQQEEIRRLREVVIQRDVQIKQLELELRNLCTDTGSY, from the exons ATGTCTTGGCACCCACAGTACCGCAGCTCCAAGTTCCGCCATGTGTACGGCAAAGCCGCCAGCAAGGAGAAGTGCTACGACTGTGTGCCCATCACCCGCAACGTCCATGACAACCACTTCTGCGCTGTGAACCCCCACTTCATTGCAGTGGTGACCGAGTGCGCGGGCGGGGGTGCCTTCCTCGTCATTCCCATTCACCAG acAGGCAAGCTCGACCCGCATTATCCCAAAATATGTGGGCACAAAGGGAATGTTCTGGACATCAAGTGGAACCCGTTCAATGACTTTGTAATAGCTTCATGTTCAGAAGATGCTACA GTTAAAATCTGGGACATCCCCAAGCACTTGCTAACAAGAAACATTACCAGTCCGAAGAAGGAACTTCTTGGGCATGTTCGAAGAGTGGGCCTCATTGAATGGCATCCCACTGCTAATAACATCCTCTTCAGCTCCGGCTATGACTACAAG ATAATGATCTGGAACCTTGACACCAAGGAGGCTGTCATCTCAAACCCGGTGAAGATCCTCGACGCTCACAAAGATGTGGTCCTCTCCATGTCGTTCAACACAGATGGCAGTCTTCTTGCCACAGCCTGCAGGGACAGAAAGATACGTCTGATAGACCCTCGTACAGGAACAGTCCTACAA GAAGCCAGCTACAAGTCTCACAGAGTCAATAAAGTCTTGTTCCTTGGAAACATGAAAAAGCTGTTCTCTACTGGAACATCTCGGTGGAATAATAGGCAAATTGCATTATGGGATCAA AATGACCTTTCTGTGCCTTTACTGGAGGAGGATCTGGATGGCTCCTCAGGACTTCTGTTTCCCTTCTACGACTCAGACACGCACATGCTTTACGTTGTGGGAAAG gGTGATGGAAATATACGGTACTATGAGATAAGCCCTGAGAAACCATACCTGAACTACTTGATGGAATATCGTTCTCATTTACCACAGAAGGGAATTG GAATGATGCCAAAGAGAGGCCTTGAAGTGTCAGCTTGTGAGATTTTCCGTTTCTACAAACTGATCCCAACTAAAAGCCTGATCGAGCCCATCTCCATGATTGTGCCTCGGCGG TCGGAGTCATACCAGGAAGACATCTACCCCTTGACCACAGGAGCCCAGCCAGCGCTGACAGCACAAGAGTGGCTGAACGGAGTTAACAAAG GGCCTCTCTTGGTATCCCTGAGAccaggtgctggagctgtgAATTCCTTACCACAGTTTTCTGAGCCAGAGCCACTCATGAAAACAACTGACCCGAGCCCGCACCAGGGTCGGGGAGGAAGGATGCCACTGGAGGACACGCAGAAGCCAAGTGAGATTgaagacagcagaaaacaaCTGAAAGTGGAGGAGAAATTGCCGAAAAATGAGCAAGTGTGCCTCTCTAATGGCTTCGACATATTTGAGTGTCCACCAccaaaaactgaaaatgag cttttgcAGATGTTTTACCGGCAACAGGAAGAAATCCGTAGACTACG